A region of the Tachyglossus aculeatus isolate mTacAcu1 unplaced genomic scaffold, mTacAcu1.pri scaffold_1_arrow_ctg1, whole genome shotgun sequence genome:
CAGGGACCGACGACTTTTGGCCTGGACGCGGCCTGGAGCTGGGAATCGGGagtcccgggttctagtcccagctcctcccctcgccacctgcgtgaccttgggcgagtcactccgcttctctgagcTCCGGCGTCCTCCTCTGTTgactggggattcgatacctggtctccttccccctttaataataataataataataatagtaatgatgatgatggcatttattaagcgcttactacctgcaaagcactgttctaagcgctggggaggttacaaggtgatcaggctgtcccacggagggctcacagtcttaatccccattttacagatgagagaactgaggcccagagaagtgaagtgacttgcccaaagtcaccctttgACCGTGGGGCCTGGATTGCGTTCGACCTGTTGGCTCGGAACAATAACGATAATGTGGTTTTTGTtccgtgcttactacgtgcccagcactgtagtaagcaccaagGTAGAGGCACGATCATCAGGTCCCCCGTgaggctctataataataataataataatgataataataataataataataataatggcgtttattaaccgcttagtatatgcaaagcactattctaagcactggggaggttacaaggtgatcaggttggcccacgtggggctcccagtcttaatccccattttacagatgagggaactctttccactgagccacgctgcttccctgtgtgaccttgggcaagtcacgcttcaatcaatcgtatttattgagcgcttactgtgtgcaaagcacagtactaagcgcctgggatgtccaagttggcaacatatagagacagtccctacccaacagtgggctcacggtctagagggcctcacctctctggccctcaatttcctcctctgtaaaatggggattgagaccgtgagccccacgtgggacaagggactgtgtccaatctaacttattataataatagtgatggtatttgctaagcacttactagggtccGAGTACccttctaagcatcggggtagatacaaggtgatggggttgtccccccgtggggctcacaatcttcatccccattttacagaggagaaaactgaggcccagagaagccaaatgacttgcccagggtcacgcagcagacaagtggctgagtcgggattagaacccacatcctctgactcccaagcccgggctctacgtgtctccctcttctataattataacaataatggcatttattaagcgcttactatgtgcaaagcacgttctaagcgctggggaggttacaaggtgatcaggttgtcccacggggggctcacagtcttaatccccatactctgccaaacgcttagtacagtgcctgtcacccagtagactgttagctttttggggggtgggattggccctcccttctctactctccctagcgcttagtaataataataatggcatttactaagcgcttactatgtacaaagcactgttctaaccgctggggaggttacaaggtgatcaggttgtcccacggggggctcacagttttaatccccattttccagatgaggtaactgaggcccagagaagtgacttgcccaaagtcacccagctgacagtgggcggagtcgggatttgaacccatgacctctgactccagagcccgggctctttccactgagccacagcgcgTAAACTCCTTTAAGCGAGGGATCGTGTTTCCCTGCTCTTCttgcccaagcgctcaggacagtggtcggcccatagtaagcgctcaacaagtaccataatttcgaTGCTTATTTTCGTTAAGGTGCCAGGAAGTTGAGGGGTGCCCCCCGGGCGGGGTGGTAGAGGAGGCGGTGTGTGGTCGTCGCTCCCCGACGGGGCCCGGGGCGAATCCCGGCTTCCCACCTGCGCCTGGACACCAGGCCACAGCCCGCGGGGCTCGGGGCGGACGGACGGCCCTGACCGGTGGTGTTCCTCGTGCCAGGCAAGGTGCCCGGGGACGACTGCCCGCTGGTCTGGGGCCAGTGCTCCCACTGCTTCCACATGCACTGCATCCTCAAGTGGCTCAACTCCCAGCAGATCCAGCAGCACTGCCCCATGTGCCGCCAGGAGTGGAAGTTCAAGGAGTGAGGGCCCGGCTTTTTCCCACTGGAAACGTTGCCGCTTTTTTGTGGAAAACTTAGAATTCTTCATTAAAAAGGGGGGCGCGTGGTCCGCCTCGCCCTCACCCGGCTccgtgtgtgtgggtgtgaggcGACTCTCCCGGGCGCCGCCTGCCCGCCCGGATAATCGGGAGAGGGAACCAGCAGGGCCCGACGCCGGATCCGCCCCCTGGGAGCTCTCGGActtgttggataataataatattaataatgatggtggtatttgttaagcacttactatgtgcaaagcactgttctaagcgctggggaggctacaatttGATCacgttggcccacggggggcttcacagttgtaatccccattttccagaggagggtaccgaggcccagagaagtgacttgcccaaagtcacacagctgacagttggcggagccgggatttgaacccgtgacctcggactccaaagcccgggctctttccactgggccatgctgcccgcCTGCAGGGAGTCCACACACCCCTGTGGCCCCCATCAAACTCCGCGCCGGGCCGCTTCGAGGGCAGGGGTTGgacctccctcctctgctctcccaagcgctcagtacagtgcccggcccatggATGGGAAGCTCCTCGGAGGCAGGCATCACgtctccctcctctgctctcccaagcactcagtacagtgcccggcccgcagatcgtaagctccttgaaggccgggatcgtccctccctcctctgctcttcccaaccgctcagtaagtcgcccggcacacagtacacggtaagagcccaggcctgggagttgcgaggtcatgggttctaatcccggtttgggATTGAGACCTCGGAccggtctcagttccctcctctggaaaacggggatggagaccgtgagccccacgggggatggggaccgggtccaacccgattagctcggatCCACAGCGCTCAGCGCAGagtctggcacgtagtgagcggcCGCCGGATCCCAAAAGAATaaagggggcggcggggggggagcgAGGGGACGCGGGACCAGGAAGAGGCGGCTACTGCCGTTGGAcggtcctctcccgggcgctcggtCCGTACCGTCCATCGATCGCCGGAGGGGCCGGAGGCGGTGGCTTCTTCGTGGCGGTTTATTCAATCCCGCAGCCGGAGAAACGTACAGCGGCCCGAGCTCGATACAAAACCGGAATAGAAAGCCTGTACAGGGATGGGGGCGTGGGGCCGCCGAGTTTGGGAAGCTTGGGTGGGCTCGGGTGCCCGGGCCGGACCTCAGGGGGTGCAGGGCGACACCTCGCCCCTCCACGCGGTCCCCGGGCCTTCGCCCCGCGGGTGCCGTCTGGCCGGTTTTCCTCCACGCGTTAAAATCGGTGTCCAAGAGGCGGGCGGGGGTCGCTCCTTCCGCATAaatagggggagacacacaaataGCATCAGTTTTGGGCTCCGAGAGTtgaccgggccgggccggggggccggatCTCCCCTCCCGTCCAGCCCGCACAGGGTGACCGCCGTTATGGGGGTGACGGACCCCCACGGACTCTCGGATCTGGACGTGGGGACGGGGCGCCTCGGAGTCGTCTAAAAAGCCGGGCGGCGGGACGGGTCGAGGGGGCGACGGCCCGCCCACGGAGTCTAAAATCTGGGCAGTGGGGGCGACGGCCCAGGCTGGGTGTAAAATCCAGGGGTGggagcggggggctggggaggggccggggggctcccCGGGTTTCTCCGTCATGTGCGGCAagaggggcggagggggcggctAGTCCCGCGAgctcagctcctcccgtttcctcATGGCCTCCAGCACGGCCAGCTCCTTGGCTTCCTTCTTCTGGTTCCTCGCCTCGAACTCCAGCCTGCAATCGGGCGGGCTGAGCCGGGGGGGGCCTCCCgcggcccccacccccccggccccgggcctcGGTCTCCCCCCCCGGCCGCCAGGCTCACCGGTTCTTTATGATCCTCTGCACGATGAGGTCGGTGGTGAGGTCGTTGCCGCTGCTGATCTGCCGGAAGATGCCCCGGTTCTTCGGCTCCTgcggccagtaataataataataataatgatgatggcatttatgaagcgcttactatgtgcaaagcatcatcatcatcatcatcaatcgtatttattgagcgcttactatgtgcagagcgcttgggaagtacagattggcaacatctagagacagtccctacccaacagtgggctcacagtctaaaagggggagacagagaacaaaaccaaacatactaacaaaataaaataaatagaatagatatgtacaagtaaaatagagtaataaatatgtacagatatatatccaggtgctgtggggaagggaaggaggtaagatgggggggatggagagggggacgagggggagaggaaggaaaagcaccgttctaagcgctggggaggttacaaggtgatcaggttgtccctcgggggctcgcagtcttaatccccgttttacaggtgaggtcactgaggcccagtgaagtgacttgcccaaagtcacccagctgacagttggcggagtcggcatttgaacccatgacctcggactccaaagcgcgggctctttccactgagccacgctggccagCGAGGCCCCGGCTCCCAGAGCGCTCGGGGGGCGCGAGGGGCACGCGCGGGCGTACACGCGGGCGTGCTCACCTGGTAAGGGTCCGAGCCGTCCCGATCTGGGGCCACTTCCGTCTCGCCGTGACACACCAGGTCCACCTGAGGAGGCGGACGGAGGGGCCGGGCACTGCCGTGGATGCCCCTCCAGAGAtgc
Encoded here:
- the ANAPC11 gene encoding anaphase-promoting complex subunit 11 → MRVKIKCWNGVASWLWVANDENCGICRMAFNGCCPDCKVPGDDCPLVWGQCSHCFHMHCILKWLNSQQIQQHCPMCRQEWKFKE